The genomic DNA CGCGAGTGGCAGGGGGAGATCATCTTCCTGCGGCGGATCGACGAGGGGAGCGCGAGCAAGTCGTACGGCATCCAGGTGGCGCGGCTGGCCGGTCTGCCGGCCTCCGTGGTGGACCGGGCCCGGGATATTTTGAAAAACCTCGAATCCGCCGAGTATAATGAATACGGCCTTCCGACGCTGGCGGGCCCGCGGGCCGCCAGGGAATCCGGCGGCGCCCAGATGGAGTTGTTCTCCCGGCGCGCACGGGGGGACGAGGACGCGGTCCTGGACCAGATCCGCCGGTGCGAACCGGAGCGGCTCTCCCCGCTCGACGCGTTGATGCGCCTCGCGGAATGGAAGGGGAGGCTGGGGAAAGGGTCGACTTGATACACCTGCGGCGACACCTCGGTGCGGCGATCCTGGGCGTCTTTCTTGGCACGGCGGGTCTCCCTCTCTTCGCGCCCCCGGCCGCGGCCGCTCCCGTCGTCTCGCGCGTCTCCGACATCCGGGCCTGGACGAACGAAATCTACACTCGCGTGGCGATCGACACGGGGGAAGAGGTTTCCTGGCAGGCGAACACCCTCCGCGCCGACCCGGCGCGCGGGCTTCCTCCCCGGATCTTCGTCGACATCCGCGGGGCCGGCATCCGGGACGAGATCCTCCGCAAACCGGTCGAGGTCCGCAACGGCCTGCTTCGTCAGGTCCGTGCGGGGCGGTTCGACCGTGACACGGTGCGCGTGGTGATCGACCTTGAGCGGGAGAGCACCTACCGGGTCTTCGCGCTTCCGGGCCCGTTCCGGATCATCGTGGACATCGACGGGGAAGGGGAGATCCCCGTTCTCCCGGCGTCTCCCGATGCCGCCGTACCCCTCGGCCCCGTCGCCACGGGTTCGTCGCTGGAGGTGCCAGCGCCGCCAACGGCGACTTCTTCCGCCCCCCCGTCGACACCGTCCGCAGGTTCGACGGTTCCGCCCGCGCCTCCGGCGAGTCCGTCGTCGGTGGAATCGCCGCGCGCCGCCGCTTCGCCCCCCCCCACGGCCCGGAAGCACCGCGTGCGGGTGATGATCGACCCGGGCCATGGGGGGAAGGACTCGGGGGCGATCGGACCGACCGGGCTGAAAGAGAAGGACGTGGTGCTGGCGATCGGCCGGAAGATCCGCGAGAAGCTGTCGCGCTCCGGGGAGTTCGACGTGCGGATGACCCGGGACGAGGACGTCTTCATTCCGCTGGAGGAGCGCACGGCGATGGCCAACAAGGGGCGCGCCGACATCTTCGTCTCCCTCCACATCAACGCCAGTCCGAACCGGAGGGCGGAGGGGTACTCCACCTACGTCCTCTCCCGCGGCGCGTCGAACCGGGAGGACCTCGAACTGGCCGCTCGCGAGAACGGCGTGCCGGTCCGCAAGCTCCAGGGCGTCAAGTTCATCATCGACGACATGTTCACCGGGGCGCGCAAGAACGAGTCGCTACGCCTGGCCAAGACGGTGAACGACGCCGTCGTCCGACATGTCTCCAGCCGCTTTCCGGGGGCGCAGAGCATCGGGTTGAAGCAGGCGCCGTTCTACGTGCTCGTGGGCGCCCGGATGACGGCCGTCCTGGTCGAGGCCTCCTTCATCAGCAACGCGCGCGAGGAGTCCCGCCTGCGCGATTCCTCGTGCCTCGACGGGATCGCCGACGGCGTGGTGGAGGCGGTCCGCTACTACGGGCAGAACGGGATCCTCGCCCACTCGGATTATTGAGTGCCCCTTCCATCCCTTTCCCAGGACGTCCTGCAAATAGATCTTCCCGACCGGGATTTCCTCGACCGGCTGAAGGAGTTCCTCGCCGGCACCCACGTCGCGGTGCGAGAGGAGCAGCGGCAATGCCTGTACGGCGGGACCGAGGCGTGCCGGAAGATTT from Candidatus Deferrimicrobium sp. includes the following:
- a CDS encoding MutS-related protein; the protein is REWQGEIIFLRRIDEGSASKSYGIQVARLAGLPASVVDRARDILKNLESAEYNEYGLPTLAGPRAARESGGAQMELFSRRARGDEDAVLDQIRRCEPERLSPLDALMRLAEWKGRLGKGST
- a CDS encoding N-acetylmuramoyl-L-alanine amidase, coding for MIHLRRHLGAAILGVFLGTAGLPLFAPPAAAAPVVSRVSDIRAWTNEIYTRVAIDTGEEVSWQANTLRADPARGLPPRIFVDIRGAGIRDEILRKPVEVRNGLLRQVRAGRFDRDTVRVVIDLERESTYRVFALPGPFRIIVDIDGEGEIPVLPASPDAAVPLGPVATGSSLEVPAPPTATSSAPPSTPSAGSTVPPAPPASPSSVESPRAAASPPPTARKHRVRVMIDPGHGGKDSGAIGPTGLKEKDVVLAIGRKIREKLSRSGEFDVRMTRDEDVFIPLEERTAMANKGRADIFVSLHINASPNRRAEGYSTYVLSRGASNREDLELAARENGVPVRKLQGVKFIIDDMFTGARKNESLRLAKTVNDAVVRHVSSRFPGAQSIGLKQAPFYVLVGARMTAVLVEASFISNAREESRLRDSSCLDGIADGVVEAVRYYGQNGILAHSDY